The following proteins are co-located in the Apium graveolens cultivar Ventura chromosome 5, ASM990537v1, whole genome shotgun sequence genome:
- the LOC141724076 gene encoding UDP-glycosyltransferase 73C6-like produces the protein MGSQSQQLHFVMIPLMSPGHLLPMIDMAKLLAQRRVNVTIVTTPCNSVRFGAPINRAIESGLPIRLLQVRFPFVEAGLPAGCESCDELPSSSYMVNFFSATSMLQEPVEKLLAEVRPIPSCILSDKHAFWTAKTAEKFQIPWIMFDGMSCFTQLCTEMLATSKVHESVSDSEPFLVPGLPDPIEFTKPQLPGLFNPGSAPNSVNVIRKQIRETEAGAYGVVINSFEELEKSYVEEFKKLKRDKVWCVGPLSLCNKDNLDKAQRGNNVTNDQHKCLNWLDIQKPGSVIYACLGSLSSLAVTRGQLIELALGLEASEHPFVWAVRAGSKQEEIEKWIVEEGFEERIKGRGLLIRGWAPQVLILSHSAIGGFLTHCGWNSTIEGICAGVPLITWPLFAEQFFNEKLVVQVVETGLSVGSKMVLQLGEEEKAGVNVKRDDVERAIKCIMYKGEEWGNRRRRAREFAEKAAKAVEEGGSSHSNITLLIEDIMKQTNNHIIRELRPTPGN, from the coding sequence ATGGGTTCACAGTCACAGCAGCTTCACTTTGTTATGATCCCCTTGATGAGTCCAGGCCACCTTCTTCCAATGATAGACATGGCCAAACTGCTGGCCCAACGCCGCGTCAATGTAACCATCGTCACCACGCCTTGCAATTCAGTCCGTTTTGGTGCACCTATTAATCGGGCCATTGAATCCGGGCTCCCCATTCGCCTTCTTCAAGTCCGATTCCCGTTTGTGGAAGCTGGTTTGCCCGCAGGATGTGAAAGCTGTGATGAACTGCCCTCTTCTAGTTATATGGTAAATTTTTTCTCTGCAACAAGTATGTTACAAGAGCCTGTTGAAAAACTTCTTGCAGAGGTAAGGCCAATTCCAAGCTGCATACTGTCCGATAAGCATGCGTTCTGGACGGCAAAAACTGCAGAGAAGTTTCAGATTCCGTGGATAATGTTTGATGGAATGAGTTGTTTCACACAGTTATGCACAGAGATGCTGGCAACTTCAAAGGTGCATGAAAGCGTTTCTGACTCGGAGCCCTTTCTTGTTCCCGGTTTACCTGATCCTATTGAATTTACCAAACCCCAGTTGCCTGGTTTATTCAATCCTGGTTCTGCTCCCAATTCTGTGAACGTTATTCGCAAACAGATAAGAGAAACTGAAGCAGGAGCATACGGTGTTGTGATTAACAGCTTTGAGGAGTTGGAAAAAAGTTATGTTGAAGAGTTTAAAAAGTTAAAACGAGATAAGGTTTGGTGTGTTGGCCCTTTATCTTTATGCAACAAAGATAACTTAGATAAAGCTCAAAGAGGAAATAATGTTACCAACGATCAACACAAGTGCTTGAATTGGCTTGATATTCAGAAACCTGGCTCTGTTATTTATGCATGTCTTGGAAGCCTGAGTAGTCTTGCAGTTACACGTGGGCAGCTGATAGAGCTTGCTTTAGGCTTGGAGGCATCGGAACATCCATTCGTATGGGCAGTAAGGGCCGGAAGTAAACAAGAAGAGATAGAGAAATGGATAGTAGAAGAAGGATTTGAGGAAAGAATAAAAGGAAGAGGCCTGTTGATCCGTGGTTGGGCGCCACAAGTTCTAATTTTGTCACACTCTGCAATTGGAGGATTCTTGACCCATTGTGGTTGGAATTCGACGATTGAAGGAATTTGTGCTGGAGTTCCACTGATCACATGGCCATTGTTCGCGGAGCAGTTCTTTAACGAGAAGTTAGTAGTTCAAGTAGTAGAGACTGGTTTGAGTGTTGGGAGTAAGATGGTTTTGCAATTAGGTGAGGAAGAGAAGGCTGGAGTGAATGTGAAGAGAGATGATGTTGAAAGGGCTATAAAGTGCATTATGTACAAGGGAGAAGAATGGGGAAATAGAAGAAGAAGGGCAAGGGAGTTTGCAGAGAAGGCAGCTAAGGCTGTTGAAGAAGGAGGCTCTTCTCATTCCAATATAACACTGCTAATTGAGGACATTATGAAACAAACAAATAATCATATAATTAGAGAGCTAAGGCCCACTCCAGGTAATTAA